One stretch of Girardinichthys multiradiatus isolate DD_20200921_A chromosome 2, DD_fGirMul_XY1, whole genome shotgun sequence DNA includes these proteins:
- the LOC124880035 gene encoding pleckstrin homology domain-containing family A member 5-like isoform X13: MRTYYFCTDTEKEMESWMKVMTDAANVHSGPTKRLEKLKGQDCGPKEISQVANHKLPLTQPEIQNNERNLQVARERCAAETPNTQDNERKLRDAERYGFQKDGAEREHPLTKINSIKLQPAQAAAIKANVTSPQTPNEPARTLHSPQVNGSGEPCKANGTGVPVQQSPTSEPERNLSRTSSMQQLEQWVRTQRGRSQDDDARSITSYQTLPRNMPSHRVPYMPHYGENYRSMPRNSMAQRDSICSMSPSLYDQTLGPSTTEKRRSMRDDTMWQLYEWQQRQAYSRQSGLYSNMASPKTMINLSEHAALSRSIPPSPSHGSLSMYGAYSPMRSYNMANARSEVASPIYRRDLSIDRRQRPQINKYAYPPDRRSLPAGIPVQTITAQSLQSKTPEELTLLLIKLRRQQAELNSIRDHTVAQLMQLNMDHNNPKNDILSHHLQRNLMYLDNQMKEIDPLIVMTHTLIENSAPRPQVYQQMNPEDYREQVYTYMPEVEDIDSIISRLCEQDKVVKMQEEKLQQLLREKHTLETALLSASQEIELGSENPAALQGVIQQRDLLQSGLLSTCRELSRVTAELERSGREYERLEAEVIIAKNNLLQQLEALGSPQTEPPSQQHVRIQKELWRIQDVMEALDKQKAQRIAADGTGFYGSDSKFSKHMNEEEDSAPPRPPLPHSYEPNSPVVPPLPTTHSGPRPSSLHRPDDRKANQRNSSQSGPDYRLYKSEPELTTVAEVDENNGEDRSEHPSDREHAGNKGMSYPVGIVPPRTKSPVPESSSIASYVTLRKSKKPDPRTERPRSAVEQQLCAVEGSRPRMSVEEQLERIRRHQQGTLREKKKSLSFRGGSLDNTPSRSHSFTRENHFHSMKSQIRRRDEVMSSDIQDLEASLRHHDLVKEQETPAEEIARLKESSQDDHFNLDRELSVPDKVLIPERYIESDPEEPLSPEQEADKRRKVDRIKALIAKNSMANVLPSLALSPEDVNEEEVTVQEKEKMINMSYELAAEASKRSKLVAVKSLSSSSPPPQSPNTPPQLTDGSHFITGSGFSKDLHMKEITRKA; encoded by the exons ATGCGGACATACTATTTTTGCACTGACACTGAAAAAGAGATGGAGTCATGGATGAAAGTTATGACGGATGCAGCAAACGTGCATTCAGGACCAACCAAAAG GCTGGAAAAGTTAAAAGGACAAGACTGCGGACCAAAAGAGATCAGTCAAGTTGCTAACCACAAGCTGCCACTCACACAGCCTGAAATCCAGAACAACGAACGTAACCTTCAAGTTGCTCGTGAGCGTTGCGCAGCAGAAACCCCCAACACACAGGATAACGAACGAAAGCTGCGTGACGCCGAGCGCTATGGCTTCCAGAAGGACGGGGCAGAGCGCGAACATCCCCTCACAAAGATCAACAGTATCAAACTACAGCCAGCCCAGGCAGCAGCCATTAAAGCTAATGTGACCTCGCCCCAGACTCCGAATGAGCCCGCGAGGACGCTCCATAGCCCCCAGGTGAATGGATCAGGAGAGCCGTGTAAAGCTAACGGGACTGGGGTCCCTGTCCAACAGAGTCCCACCAGTGAGCCTGAGCGCAACCTGAGTAGGACCAGCTCCATGCAGCAACTGGAGCAGTGGGTTCGCACACAGAGAGGACGAAGTCAGGATGATGATGCCAGGAG CATCACCTCATACCAGACTCTGCCTAGAAATATGCCAAGCCATCGGGTCCCCTACATGCCTCATTATGGAGAAAACTATCGCAGCATGCCCAGGAATAGCATGGCCCAGCGGGACAGCATCTGCAGCATGTCGCCGTCGCTTTATGATCAAACCCTGGGCCCCTCGACCACTGAGAAGCGACGCTCCATGAGAGATGACACCATGTGGCAGCTGTACGAGTGGCAGCAAAGACAGGCCTATAGCAGGCAGTCAGGCCTCTACAGCAACATGGCCAGCCCTAAAACCATGATAAACCTGTCAGAGCACGCTGCACTGAGCCGTTCCATCCCCCCTTCACCTTCTCACGGCTCCCTGTCCATGTACGGCGCCTACTCTCCCATGAGATCTTACAACATGGCCAATGCTCGTTCAGAGGTCGCCTCACCAATCTACAGAAGAGACTTGAGCATTGACAGACGGCAAAGACCACAAATCAACAAG TACGCCTACCCGCCTGATAGGAGGTCCTTGCCTGCAGGGATCCCAGTCCAGACTATCACTGCCCAGTCTCTTCAAAGCAAAACT CCTGAGGAACTGACTTTGCTGCTGATAAAGCTGCGGCGGCAGCAGGCAGAGCTAAACAGTATCCGGGACCACACTGTAGCACAGCTTATGCAACTAAACATGGATCACAACAACCCAAAG AATGACATTCTCTCCCATCACCTCCAGAGGAACCTCATGTATTTGGACAATCAG ATGAAGGAAATTGACCCTTTAATCGTCATGACTCACACTTTGATTGAGAACTCTGCCCCAAGGCCTCAAGTGTACCAACAA atgaatcCAGAAGACTACAGGGAACAAGTCTACACATATATGCCAGAGGTGGAGGATATCGAT AGTATAATTAGCAGGCTGTGTGAGCAGGATAAAGTGGTGAAGATGCAGGAGGAGAAACTTCAGCAGCTATTAAGGGAGAAG CACACGTTGGAGACAGCACTTCTGTCGGCCAGCCAGGAGATTGAGCTGGGCTCGGAAAACCCGGCTGCTTTGCAGGGCGTCATTCAGCAGAGAGACTTGCTGCAGAGCGGCCTTCTCAGCACCTGCAGAGAGTTGTCCAGAGTCACTGCT GAGTTGGAGCGCTCAGGTAGGGAGTATGAAAGGCTAGAAGCAGAAGTGATTATAGCTAAGAACAATTTGCTGCAGCAGCTTGAAGCTCTTGGAAGCCCACAG ACGGAGCCTCCCAGTCAGCAGCATGTCCGCATCCAGAAGGAGCTCTGGAGGATTCAAGATGTGATGGAGGCCCTCGATAAACAGAAAGCTCAGAGAATTGCTGCTGATGGGACGGGTTTCTATGGCTCCGATTCCAAGTTCAGTAAGCACATGAATGAG GAGGAGGACTCGGCACCCCCGCGGCCACCTCTTCCCCACTCCTACGAGCCGAACTCCCCTGTTGTGCCCCCTCTGCCCACCACTCACTCTGGTCCACGGCCCTCGTCACTCCACAGGCCAGATGACAGGAAGGCCAATCAAAGGAATAGCTCACAGAGC GGCCCTGACTACAGGCTGTATAAGAGCGAACCAGAGCTGACCACAGTGGCCGAGGTGGATGAGAACAATGGGGAGGACCGATCTGAACATCCATCTGACAGAGAACATGCTGGAAACAAAG gCATGTCCTACCCTGTTGGGATCGTCCCACCTAGGACCAAATCCCCAGTGCCCGAGTCTTCCTCCATAGCATCCTACGTCACATtgagaaaaagcaaaaagcCTGACCCCAGGACG GAGCGTCCACGCAGTGCAGTGGAGCAGCAGCTGTGTGCTGTGGAGGGCAGCCGGCCCAGGATGAGCGTGGAGGAGCAGCTGGAGAGGATTCGCCGCCACCAGCAAGGCACCCTCAGGGAGAAGAAGAAATCCCTCAGCTTCCGGGGAGGCAGCTTGGACAACACGCCGTCCCGCAGTCACTCGTTTACTAGAGAAAATCATTTCCATAGCATGAAG TCCCAAATAAGACGAAGGGATGAGGTGATGAGCAGTGACATTCAGGATCTGGAAGCCTCACTCAGGCACCATGACTTGGTGAAGGAGCAGGAGACTCCCGCAGAGGAGATAGCCCGTCTTAAAGAATCCTCGCAGGATGATCATTTCAACCTGGATCGAGAG CTTTCTGTGCCAGACAAAGTCCTGATTCCTGAGCGTTACATTGAATCGGACCCTGAGGAGCCTCTGAGTCCGGAACAGGAGGCCGATAAGCGGCGGAAAGTGGACCGTATTAAAGCCCTAATTGCAAAAAACAG CATGGCGAATGTGCTACCTAGTTTAGCTTTAAGCCCAGAGGACGTGAATGAAGAGGAGGTTACTGTACAAGAGAAGGAGAAGATGATTAATATGTCCTACGAGTTGGCAGCAGAGGCCTCCAAACGCAGCAAGCTGGTAGCAG TGAAAAGCCTGTCGTCTTCTTCCCCACCCCCACAGTCTCCCAACACACCCCCTCAGCTCACTGATGGCTCTCACTTCAT CACAGGCTCTGGCTTCAGTAAAGACCTACACATGAAGGAAATAACAAGGAAGGCATAA